Proteins from a single region of Bos indicus isolate NIAB-ARS_2022 breed Sahiwal x Tharparkar chromosome 6, NIAB-ARS_B.indTharparkar_mat_pri_1.0, whole genome shotgun sequence:
- the PPBP gene encoding platelet basic protein codes for MSLRPDATSSYTVPSPLPVLQVLLLMSLLLVMLVPSTNGKLSSKERFLHVELRCLCVKTISGIPSSNIQSLEVNRAGPHCNKVEVIAELKNGKKICLNPEGPRIKKIVQKILEDGGLAA; via the exons ATGAGCCTCAGACCTGACGCCACCTCCTCATATACCGTGCCCAGCCCGCTTCCTGTCCTACAGGTGTTGCTGCTGATGTCACTGCTCCTGGTGATGCTGGTTCCCTCCACCAATGGAAAAC TTAGCAGTAAAGAGAGATTTCTACATGTTGAACTTCGCTGCTTGTGTGTGAAGACCATCTCTGGCATTCCTTCCAGTAACATCCAAAGTTTGGAGGTCAACAGGGCAGGACCCCACTGCAACAAAGTCGAAGTAAT AGCCGAGTTgaagaatgggaagaaaatctgCCTGAATCCGGAAGGCCCCCGAATCAAGAAAATAGTCCAGAAAATATTGGAAGATGGTGGGTTAGCTGCTtaa